The DNA sequence ACGCCGCCACGCTGCGCCTGAACTCCATGCAGGCGCGCGATCGCGGGGAGGGGACCAGTGGAGGCGGTTCGTCTCGCATCCCGACCTGGATGATCCTGGCCGCGGTGGCCCTGGGCGGCTTGCTGGTGGTGTCCGGCCTGATGTCGCGTCGGGCGGCTGCCCCCGGAGGCGGTACTTCTCCTGGTCGCGCTGGTGCAGGTCGGGCCGCGCGCTCCACGCCGTCTGCGAACGGCGGTCCGGCGCACCTCATCGCGCAGGCCGGGTCGCTCGCCGGCAATCGCTTCTCCATCACGGGCGCGGGCGTGAAGATCGGCCGCGATCCAGCGGTGTGTCAGGTGGTGCTCTCCGACAGCAGCGTGTCCCGCGAACACGCGCTCGTGGTGGCCTCGGACGGAGGCTACGTCGTCAAGAACCTGAGTGGCACCAATCCCACGTACGTCAACGATCGACCAATCCAGGAAGCCACGCTCAAGAGTGGAGACCGGATCAAGGTCGGCGCGTCCATCTTCTCCCTGGAGGCCTGATGAAGTCGGGTGTGCTCGTGCTCGGAATGCTGGTCGGAGTTGCGACGCCGGCGGCGGCGCAGCTCGGAGCGATCGGTGCGGCGACCGGCGCAGCGGCCGTGTCCACTCCGGACGGTATCAACGCGGCACCGCTCCTGTCGGAGAGCGGCCTGGTGCTGGGCGGCGGCTGGGCCGTGGCTGCCAGCTACAGCATGATTGAGACGACGATCGGGATCTTCGATCCGTTCGAAGGCGCCACCGAAGGGACGCTGACGTCCAGCGGCCTCAGCGTAACGGGTGTCTTCGCTCCGAATCCGGATCTGATGTTGGGAGCGAGCATCACGCCCTACGTGGGCGTGAGCGCGGAGAGCCCGTCGTCGACCTTCGACGACAGCGGCCGGGGGGATGCCTCCATCTTCGCGAAGTACCGCGCGTGGCGTTCGGAGGACGGTCGGTCCAGCTTCGCCGCGACGGGAGCCGTGCGCCTGCCCGTGGGCTCGGAGGACTTCGGTCAGGCCGGTGCCTCCCTCGGCGTCTCAGGAGCGGTAAGCCATCGCTTGGCGGGCGGAAGCCCGTTGACGGTCCACGGCTCGCTGGGGTTTGTCGTGCCCACGGACGATCAGGACGGCATGACGGCGATCAACTTCTCGGGTGCGGGCGTCTACCGGACCAGCGATCGCTTCGCCTTCAGTGGGGAGCTCCTGGGAGCCACCTCGGATGGTGAGTACGCAATCAACCTGGCGCCGGGCGCACGCATCAGCGCGACGTCGCAGTGGCTGATCGATCTGGCGGTGGCGTTCAATGTCGCCTCCAGCCTGGACGTCTCGCCGTTCGACTACGCCTTCGTGCTGGGCGGAACCTACGTACCGTGACTGAGAGGGATGGGCGTCGCCGCTGGCGGCGCCCATTCCCGCGGTTCATCTGCCCTCCCTTCAACGGGGATCCCCCATGCGATTCCTGATCCGCACCGTCGGCTTGGCGGCCGTTCTCGCGTGTTTGCCGTGTGGAGGGGCGGCGCAGACGATCACGGGCTTGCGCCTACGACCCGATCCCGGGGAGTCCGGCGACGGTCAATCGTGGTTTGCGGGTCGGCAGCTG is a window from the Gemmatimonadota bacterium genome containing:
- a CDS encoding transporter; its protein translation is MKSGVLVLGMLVGVATPAAAQLGAIGAATGAAAVSTPDGINAAPLLSESGLVLGGGWAVAASYSMIETTIGIFDPFEGATEGTLTSSGLSVTGVFAPNPDLMLGASITPYVGVSAESPSSTFDDSGRGDASIFAKYRAWRSEDGRSSFAATGAVRLPVGSEDFGQAGASLGVSGAVSHRLAGGSPLTVHGSLGFVVPTDDQDGMTAINFSGAGVYRTSDRFAFSGELLGATSDGEYAINLAPGARISATSQWLIDLAVAFNVASSLDVSPFDYAFVLGGTYVP